One genomic segment of Meiothermus sp. QL-1 includes these proteins:
- a CDS encoding 30S ribosomal protein S1 produces MEEQATKTPVETGTDPQDFSMEQALQDAEARLEKTVQRGQIVTGTVVFVTNDGVMVDIGARTEAIIPLNQLTEENLPEEELKGLLKPGDTVTAYVVRADLENGQIVLSKKRAEADQSWLRIQALYERGEPVVVQIKEKVKGGLVATVEGIRAFLPASQVDLKRIPELDEYVGQSFPVKIIELNRKKSRVILSRRVVLESELKAARARVLSSLKEGDVVEGQVVEVTEFGVFVALGGVDGLVHRSEITWGRFSHPREVVQKGQTVRAKVLSVDTERERVNLSMKALIPDPWLTVAERYPVGSRVSGRVVGLTQFGAFVEVEPGLEGLIHISELSWTKRPKHPSEVLQEGQQVEAQVLRLDPAERRLSLGLKQTQPDPWKSLPDRYPPGTPVKGRVTGLTEFGVFVEIEPGIEGLIHISELAHERVEKPSELFKKGDEVEAAILQIDPVEQRISLSRKRLLPPPVQSLALEEAEERKGRREGKGTKRKKGGREGRVREREADYSLGGGGYGSYDPSVVAPSTTNVKLGDVFGDLLNQLSLEESKEKA; encoded by the coding sequence ATGGAAGAGCAGGCGACCAAGACCCCAGTGGAAACTGGAACAGACCCCCAGGACTTTAGCATGGAGCAGGCCCTGCAAGACGCAGAGGCCCGGCTCGAGAAGACCGTCCAGCGCGGCCAGATTGTCACCGGCACGGTGGTCTTTGTGACCAACGATGGCGTAATGGTGGACATCGGCGCGCGCACCGAGGCCATCATCCCCCTCAACCAGCTCACCGAGGAAAACCTGCCGGAAGAGGAGCTCAAGGGGCTGCTCAAGCCGGGCGACACCGTCACCGCCTATGTGGTGCGGGCCGACCTCGAGAACGGCCAGATCGTGCTCTCCAAGAAGCGGGCCGAGGCCGACCAGAGCTGGCTCAGGATTCAGGCCCTCTACGAGCGGGGTGAGCCGGTGGTGGTGCAGATCAAGGAAAAGGTCAAGGGCGGTCTTGTGGCCACTGTGGAGGGCATTCGCGCCTTCCTGCCCGCCAGCCAGGTAGACCTCAAGCGCATCCCGGAGCTGGACGAGTACGTAGGGCAGAGCTTCCCCGTCAAAATCATCGAGCTCAACCGCAAGAAAAGCCGCGTGATCCTCTCGCGCCGGGTGGTGCTGGAAAGCGAGCTCAAAGCCGCCCGCGCCCGGGTGCTCTCAAGCCTCAAGGAAGGCGATGTGGTCGAGGGCCAGGTGGTGGAGGTCACCGAGTTCGGGGTCTTCGTAGCCCTGGGCGGTGTGGACGGCCTGGTGCACCGCAGCGAGATTACCTGGGGCCGCTTCAGCCATCCCCGCGAGGTGGTACAAAAGGGCCAGACGGTCAGGGCCAAGGTGCTCTCGGTGGATACAGAGCGGGAGCGGGTCAACCTCTCCATGAAGGCCCTCATCCCCGACCCCTGGCTTACCGTGGCCGAACGCTACCCCGTTGGCTCCCGGGTGAGCGGCAGGGTGGTGGGCCTGACCCAGTTCGGGGCCTTCGTGGAGGTGGAGCCCGGGCTGGAAGGCCTGATTCACATCTCCGAGCTCTCCTGGACCAAACGGCCCAAACACCCCTCGGAGGTGCTGCAGGAAGGCCAGCAGGTGGAGGCCCAGGTGCTCCGCCTCGACCCTGCCGAGCGCCGACTCTCCCTGGGGCTCAAGCAAACCCAGCCCGACCCCTGGAAGAGCCTGCCCGACCGCTATCCCCCAGGCACGCCGGTCAAGGGGCGGGTGACCGGGCTAACCGAATTCGGTGTCTTCGTAGAAATCGAACCGGGCATCGAGGGGCTCATACACATCTCCGAGCTGGCGCACGAACGAGTAGAAAAGCCCTCGGAGCTCTTCAAGAAGGGCGACGAGGTGGAGGCCGCCATCCTCCAGATTGACCCGGTAGAACAGCGCATCAGCCTGTCGCGCAAGCGCCTCCTGCCCCCGCCGGTGCAGAGCCTAGCCCTAGAGGAGGCAGAGGAACGCAAAGGCCGCCGGGAGGGCAAGGGAACTAAGCGCAAGAAGGGCGGGCGCGAGGGCCGGGTGCGCGAGCGCGAGGCCGACTACAGCCTGGGGGGAGGAGGCTATGGGAGCTATGATCCCAGCGTGGTGGCCCCCTCGACCACCAACGTCAAGCTGGGGGACGTGTTCGGCGACCTGCTGAACCAGCTCAGCCTGGAGGAGAGCAAGGAAAAAGCTTGA
- a CDS encoding electron transfer flavoprotein subunit alpha/FixB family protein: MILVVLEHDGARLRKGALEAISRARQLAMGPIAGVVIGENTQAVAQEAAQYVPVVYAAEVGPYTAEKWAEAAYAAVEKSGARVVVATASRQSRTWTARLAYRMKAGLLEDTLESRAEGEQILATRYSFLNRVTERQRASLPVVLTAKPNTTPPAEPAGSGAVEPLEVRLPTGVEVLERLGEQRKGVSLTEAAVVVTGGRGLGSAEAFAGVEELARTLGAAVGATRAVVDAGWRPYSEQVGQTGKTVQPNLYIALAVSGAVQHQAGMNKSRYVVAVNKDAEAPIFKIADYGIVGDVHQVLPALIEAAKKLKD; the protein is encoded by the coding sequence GTGATTCTGGTGGTTCTAGAGCACGATGGCGCCCGCTTGCGCAAGGGTGCCTTGGAAGCTATTAGCCGGGCCCGTCAGCTTGCCATGGGGCCGATTGCAGGGGTGGTGATAGGGGAGAACACCCAGGCTGTGGCCCAGGAAGCCGCCCAGTACGTACCGGTGGTCTATGCCGCCGAGGTGGGGCCCTACACCGCGGAGAAGTGGGCTGAGGCGGCCTACGCCGCTGTGGAGAAGAGTGGCGCCAGGGTGGTGGTGGCCACCGCAAGCCGCCAGAGCCGCACCTGGACGGCCCGGCTGGCCTACAGGATGAAAGCGGGGCTGCTGGAGGACACCCTGGAAAGCCGCGCCGAGGGGGAGCAGATTCTGGCCACGCGCTACAGCTTCCTGAACCGCGTGACCGAGCGGCAGCGGGCCTCCTTGCCGGTGGTGCTCACCGCCAAGCCCAACACCACCCCACCGGCCGAGCCGGCGGGCAGCGGGGCGGTGGAGCCCCTCGAGGTGCGCCTGCCCACCGGGGTGGAGGTGCTGGAACGCCTGGGTGAGCAGAGGAAGGGGGTCTCGCTCACCGAGGCCGCGGTGGTGGTCACCGGGGGGCGCGGCCTGGGCAGCGCGGAGGCCTTCGCCGGGGTGGAGGAGCTGGCCCGCACCCTGGGGGCCGCTGTGGGGGCCACCCGCGCGGTGGTGGATGCCGGCTGGCGGCCCTACAGCGAGCAGGTGGGCCAGACCGGCAAGACCGTGCAGCCCAACCTCTACATCGCCCTGGCGGTCTCCGGCGCGGTGCAGCACCAGGCCGGCATGAACAAGAGCAGGTACGTGGTGGCGGTCAACAAGGACGCCGAGGCTCCCATCTTTAAGATTGCCGACTACGGCATCGTGGGCGATGTGCACCAGGTGCTGCCGGCTTTGATCGAGGCGGCGAAGAAGCTGAAGGACTAG
- a CDS encoding E3 binding domain-containing protein — MSEAKITPLARRLAEENGIDWRQIQGTGPDGTVVERDILSFLAKVMAGEVNLPPTPEEAQPLPEPLTEKAMAQAQAVLQKEGLQIGDLVPPSVQPTALDIEFDLDLETLPQDHPIFEEETPPAPDPSPVLDLAEPEPLVASEPLPQLEWEEPPPNPELAGLPPLPPDEEPAPNPPVVPPAPPPGPSPALAQPSSPAALAETGIQGVRVQAWQRMVVLGPAQEAAQTLSEAWGTEVDLYPLLFRAVERALAQLELGWQPVKGLLEGEQLKRFRVAPAQSLRGTLEALRQASEPGEGLVVLSLLDTPFDQVVFPNVPTLTLGRAQGGLALLALSGGIEPALAGELLEQVARHLERPILLA, encoded by the coding sequence ATGAGTGAAGCCAAAATTACCCCGCTGGCCCGCCGCTTGGCCGAAGAGAACGGCATCGACTGGCGGCAGATTCAGGGTACAGGCCCCGATGGCACCGTGGTCGAGCGAGACATCCTCTCTTTCTTGGCCAAGGTGATGGCCGGTGAGGTCAACCTACCCCCCACCCCGGAGGAGGCCCAGCCTTTACCCGAGCCCCTGACCGAGAAGGCCATGGCCCAGGCCCAGGCAGTGCTGCAAAAAGAGGGCCTTCAAATAGGCGACCTGGTTCCCCCCTCAGTCCAACCCACCGCCCTGGACATCGAATTCGACCTGGACCTCGAGACCCTCCCCCAAGACCACCCAATCTTCGAGGAGGAAACCCCGCCGGCCCCAGACCCCTCTCCAGTCCTCGACCTGGCCGAACCCGAGCCCCTGGTGGCCAGCGAGCCCCTGCCCCAGCTGGAGTGGGAGGAGCCACCCCCCAACCCCGAGCTGGCCGGGCTTCCTCCCCTGCCCCCGGACGAGGAGCCCGCCCCCAACCCGCCCGTGGTGCCTCCTGCGCCCCCACCAGGTCCCAGCCCTGCCCTGGCCCAGCCCTCGAGCCCCGCAGCCCTAGCCGAGACGGGAATCCAAGGGGTGCGGGTCCAGGCCTGGCAGCGTATGGTGGTGCTGGGCCCAGCCCAGGAGGCCGCCCAGACCCTGAGCGAGGCCTGGGGCACCGAGGTGGACCTCTACCCCCTGCTCTTTCGCGCGGTGGAGAGGGCCCTGGCCCAGCTCGAGCTTGGGTGGCAGCCGGTGAAGGGGCTCCTCGAGGGCGAGCAGCTAAAACGCTTCCGGGTGGCCCCCGCCCAAAGCCTCCGCGGCACCCTGGAGGCCCTCCGGCAGGCCTCCGAGCCCGGCGAAGGGCTGGTGGTGCTCTCGCTGCTGGACACCCCCTTCGACCAGGTGGTCTTCCCGAACGTCCCCACCCTCACCCTTGGGCGGGCCCAGGGGGGCCTGGCCCTGCTGGCCCTGAGTGGAGGAATCGAGCCCGCCCTGGCCGGAGAGCTCCTGGAGCAGGTGGCCCGCCACCTCGAGCGGCCCATCCTGCTGGCCTGA
- a CDS encoding aminopeptidase → MEERFATLLADYCLELKPGQTLLVEAEPAALPLLEPLHAVALERGAYPIVQLFPAASSRPFFLYGEAWLDVPPAQLGLMRAVDASLRIESAQNPLELSDIPPERLSRFRKGWQPYQQERSKRRWCLTLYPTPGYAQQAGMPTAEFRTLVERALYLDHPDPVLAWLELSRFQAALIERLQRAREIRLEAEGTDLRLRVEGRSWVNSDGRRNMPSGEVFTAPIETSVEGEVRFNLPSTALGQRVRGVHLRFQAGRVVEARAEEGEAYLRAMLETDAGARCLGELGIGTNYGLSRPTGLVLYDEKIGGTVHLALGQSYPETGGTNVSAIHWDLVLDLRPGGRIWVDGEVLQEDGRFVGL, encoded by the coding sequence ATGGAGGAGCGCTTCGCGACCCTGCTTGCGGATTATTGCCTGGAGCTAAAGCCGGGGCAGACCCTGCTGGTCGAGGCCGAGCCGGCTGCCCTGCCTCTGCTGGAACCCCTCCACGCGGTGGCCCTGGAACGGGGGGCCTACCCCATCGTGCAGCTTTTTCCGGCGGCCAGCTCCCGGCCTTTTTTCCTCTATGGGGAGGCCTGGCTGGACGTACCCCCGGCGCAGCTAGGGCTTATGCGCGCAGTGGATGCCAGCCTGCGCATCGAAAGCGCCCAGAACCCCCTCGAGCTCAGCGACATCCCCCCCGAACGACTGTCCCGCTTCCGCAAGGGCTGGCAGCCCTACCAGCAGGAGCGCTCCAAGCGGCGCTGGTGCCTGACTTTGTACCCCACCCCAGGCTACGCGCAGCAGGCCGGGATGCCCACCGCCGAGTTCCGCACTTTGGTGGAGCGGGCTTTGTACCTAGACCACCCCGACCCTGTTTTGGCCTGGCTCGAGCTCTCCCGCTTTCAAGCTGCCCTGATCGAGCGCCTGCAACGGGCGCGGGAGATTCGGCTGGAAGCTGAGGGCACCGACCTGCGCTTGCGGGTGGAGGGCCGTAGCTGGGTGAACTCCGACGGTCGGCGCAACATGCCCTCGGGCGAGGTTTTCACCGCGCCCATCGAGACCTCGGTAGAAGGGGAGGTGCGCTTCAATCTGCCCTCGACCGCCCTGGGGCAGCGGGTGCGGGGGGTGCACCTGCGCTTTCAGGCGGGGCGGGTGGTGGAGGCGCGGGCAGAGGAGGGGGAGGCCTACCTGCGGGCCATGCTCGAGACCGACGCCGGGGCCCGCTGTTTGGGGGAGCTGGGTATCGGGACCAACTATGGCCTAAGCCGCCCCACCGGGCTCGTCCTCTACGATGAAAAGATTGGCGGTACAGTCCACCTGGCCTTGGGGCAGAGCTACCCAGAGACGGGCGGCACCAACGTTTCCGCCATTCACTGGGACCTGGTACTGGACTTGCGGCCGGGGGGGCGAATCTGGGTCGATGGGGAGGTGCTGCAGGAGGACGGACGTTTTGTGGGGCTATAA
- a CDS encoding xanthine dehydrogenase family protein molybdopterin-binding subunit, with translation MSRYIGQPFKRQEDGRLVQGQGRYLADLPEPALHLVLVRSPYAHARLGPIDAREALRLPGVVAVYTAADLPELFAPASGPREGRLALHPLLARERVRYVGEPVAAVLATSRALAEDAAMRVEVDYEPLPACADPLLALSAPPLHDHLGTNLALERTLVAGEVEAAFARAHTVVRARLQQQRVAPAPMEPRGVLAFWDGLREGLTLYSSTQMPHDLRSAVAERLGLGENQVRVVVPEVGGAFGAKINVYPEEILAAYLARRLDQGVRWVEGRNESFTATVHGRAQVAELEMAFDREGRILGLRGRVVADLGAYALETTLGNAPGTLLMLQGPYEIPALELRLQSVYTHATPTGAYRGAGRPEATYYLERLMDMGARALGLDPAEIRRRNFIRGPFPYRTRTGAKYDSGAYPEALARLLEVSRYSELRAWQQQMREAGRLVGLGLCCYVEITGYGWETGGVRVNPDGSAVVFTGTSPHGQGTQNAFVQIVAEQLPIPPERIRVVQGDTLAVPYGMGTAGSRTLSVGGSAVLRAAEGVREKMRRIAAHLLEAAPEDLERTEKGFGVRGTDKEVALEQILAAAFNPRRLPEGLEPGLEVQASFALKEANYPFGAHLAVVEVDPETGEVRLLRYIAVDDCGVVVNPLLFEGQQHGGVAQGIGQALYEGILYDEEGQNLTASLLEYALPRADQMPPLEAHRLETPSPTNPLGVKGVGEAGAIAATPAVVNAVLDALGVEHLDMPLSPEKLWRALRGMVE, from the coding sequence ATGTCCCGCTACATTGGCCAACCCTTCAAGCGTCAGGAAGACGGCAGACTGGTCCAGGGCCAGGGCCGGTACCTGGCCGATCTCCCTGAGCCCGCCCTGCACCTGGTGCTGGTGCGCAGCCCCTACGCCCACGCCCGCCTGGGGCCGATAGACGCGCGGGAGGCCCTCCGCCTGCCAGGGGTGGTGGCGGTCTACACCGCAGCCGATCTGCCGGAGCTTTTCGCCCCGGCCTCTGGCCCACGAGAGGGCCGGCTGGCTTTGCACCCCCTCCTGGCCCGCGAGCGGGTGCGCTATGTGGGGGAGCCGGTGGCGGCGGTGCTGGCGACTTCCAGGGCTTTGGCTGAGGACGCGGCTATGCGGGTAGAGGTGGACTACGAGCCCCTCCCAGCCTGCGCCGACCCCCTTCTGGCCCTGAGCGCGCCCCCCTTGCACGACCATCTGGGCACCAACCTGGCCCTGGAGCGTACCCTGGTGGCGGGTGAGGTGGAGGCCGCCTTTGCCCGGGCCCACACGGTGGTCAGGGCCCGGCTACAGCAGCAGCGGGTGGCCCCGGCCCCTATGGAGCCCCGCGGGGTGCTGGCCTTCTGGGATGGCCTGCGGGAGGGCCTTACCCTTTACTCGAGCACCCAGATGCCCCACGACCTGCGCAGCGCGGTGGCCGAACGGCTGGGCCTGGGGGAGAACCAGGTGCGGGTGGTGGTGCCCGAGGTGGGCGGGGCCTTTGGGGCTAAAATCAACGTCTATCCGGAGGAGATTCTGGCTGCCTACCTGGCGCGCAGGCTGGACCAGGGGGTGCGCTGGGTGGAAGGGCGCAACGAGAGTTTTACTGCCACCGTTCACGGCCGGGCCCAGGTGGCCGAGCTGGAGATGGCCTTTGACCGCGAGGGCAGGATTCTGGGCCTGCGCGGGCGGGTGGTGGCCGATCTGGGCGCTTACGCGCTGGAGACCACCCTGGGCAATGCCCCAGGGACCCTGCTGATGCTCCAAGGTCCTTACGAGATTCCGGCCCTCGAGCTCAGGCTGCAGTCGGTCTACACCCACGCCACCCCCACCGGGGCCTACCGGGGGGCTGGGCGGCCCGAGGCCACCTACTACCTGGAGCGCCTGATGGATATGGGCGCCCGCGCTTTGGGCCTCGACCCGGCGGAGATTCGGCGGCGGAACTTCATCCGGGGGCCCTTCCCCTACCGGACCCGCACCGGCGCCAAGTACGACTCAGGGGCCTACCCAGAGGCGCTGGCGCGGCTTTTGGAGGTAAGCCGGTACAGCGAGCTGCGGGCCTGGCAGCAGCAGATGCGCGAGGCGGGCCGCCTTGTGGGGCTCGGGCTTTGCTGCTACGTGGAGATTACCGGCTACGGTTGGGAGACGGGGGGGGTGCGGGTGAACCCCGATGGCAGCGCGGTGGTGTTCACCGGCACCTCGCCCCACGGCCAGGGCACCCAGAACGCCTTCGTGCAGATAGTGGCCGAGCAGCTTCCCATTCCCCCGGAGCGCATCCGGGTGGTGCAGGGCGATACCCTGGCGGTCCCCTACGGCATGGGCACGGCGGGCAGCCGCACCCTTTCGGTGGGGGGGTCGGCGGTCCTGCGCGCGGCCGAAGGGGTGCGGGAGAAGATGCGCCGTATTGCAGCCCACCTGCTGGAGGCAGCCCCGGAGGACCTCGAGCGGACCGAGAAGGGCTTTGGAGTGCGGGGGACCGATAAGGAAGTGGCCTTGGAGCAGATCTTGGCAGCGGCCTTCAACCCGCGCAGGCTTCCGGAAGGGCTGGAGCCGGGCCTCGAGGTCCAGGCCAGCTTTGCCCTCAAGGAGGCCAACTACCCCTTCGGGGCCCACCTGGCGGTGGTGGAGGTGGACCCCGAGACCGGGGAGGTGAGGCTCCTTCGCTACATAGCGGTAGACGACTGCGGGGTGGTGGTGAACCCCCTGCTCTTCGAGGGCCAGCAGCACGGCGGGGTGGCCCAGGGCATCGGGCAGGCCTTGTACGAGGGGATTCTTTACGACGAGGAAGGGCAGAACCTCACCGCGAGCCTGCTGGAGTACGCCCTCCCCCGGGCCGACCAGATGCCCCCCCTGGAGGCCCACCGCCTGGAGACCCCTTCCCCCACCAACCCCCTGGGGGTGAAGGGGGTGGGGGAGGCCGGGGCTATTGCCGCTACCCCGGCGGTGGTGAACGCGGTGCTGGATGCTTTGGGGGTGGAACACCTGGATATGCCGCTTTCGCCGGAGAAGCTCTGGCGGGCTTTGCGGGGGATGGTCGAATGA
- a CDS encoding PEGA domain-containing protein, translated as MHRLLSLLVLLLGLAAGQVRPQGIIVNPTPPPGFQVRVWVDKDPSKTGNPVYRFGEPIFISVSVTQPAYVYLFSVRATGEINPILPNAFEQQNFLQAGEVRTFPGPGARYRFTVEGPAGQDRVLAVASRRPLDVSEIIDIQTGRARLQGADNLARALSIVVTPLPSADWVTDEAYFIAGQLPPATGTLVVRSSPSGAQVLIDGRVVGTTPLVLELQPGSYQLELRRSGFDPLRAGFTIRPGQTTELSLTLTASPPPTGILAVDSTPRGAEVLVDGRVLGTTPLSLALSPGSYTVELRRSGYSPFRTRVSIQAGRTTRLSISLAAVAPPIQPTPPVQPVQPVQPAPSGSLTYTCQGGTLVVNYLGSQVRIFYDGAFHTLPLVRSGPEQVYSNGTYTWELGPVGRLIARGQVVLYDCRI; from the coding sequence ATGCATAGACTCTTGAGCCTTCTGGTGCTTTTGCTGGGCCTGGCGGCGGGGCAGGTGCGCCCCCAGGGCATCATCGTGAACCCCACCCCCCCGCCCGGGTTCCAGGTGCGGGTCTGGGTGGACAAGGACCCCAGCAAAACCGGCAACCCGGTCTACCGGTTCGGCGAGCCCATCTTCATCAGCGTCTCGGTCACCCAGCCGGCCTACGTCTATCTCTTCAGCGTGCGGGCCACCGGGGAAATCAACCCCATTCTGCCCAATGCCTTCGAGCAGCAAAACTTCCTCCAGGCCGGGGAGGTGCGCACCTTTCCCGGGCCTGGCGCCCGCTACCGCTTCACGGTGGAGGGGCCGGCCGGGCAGGACCGGGTGCTGGCCGTGGCCAGCCGGCGCCCGCTGGATGTTTCGGAGATTATCGACATCCAAACAGGGCGGGCCCGCCTCCAGGGGGCAGACAACCTGGCCCGCGCGCTCTCCATCGTGGTCACGCCCCTACCCAGCGCCGACTGGGTCACCGATGAGGCCTACTTCATCGCCGGCCAGCTCCCCCCGGCCACAGGCACGCTGGTGGTGCGGAGCAGCCCCAGCGGGGCCCAGGTGCTCATTGATGGCCGCGTGGTGGGCACCACGCCGCTTGTGCTCGAGCTCCAACCTGGCAGCTACCAGCTCGAGCTGCGCCGCAGCGGCTTCGACCCCCTGCGGGCCGGCTTTACCATCCGGCCCGGCCAGACCACCGAGCTTAGCCTGACCCTCACCGCCTCTCCCCCGCCCACCGGCATCCTGGCGGTGGACTCCACCCCGAGGGGGGCCGAGGTCCTGGTGGATGGGCGGGTTCTGGGCACCACCCCCCTAAGCTTGGCCCTGAGCCCCGGCAGCTACACGGTCGAGCTCCGGCGCAGCGGCTACAGCCCCTTCCGCACCCGCGTAAGCATCCAGGCCGGCCGCACCACCCGGCTTAGCATCAGCCTGGCCGCCGTCGCCCCACCCATCCAGCCCACACCGCCGGTACAACCCGTTCAACCGGTCCAACCAGCCCCCTCCGGCAGCCTGACCTACACCTGCCAGGGGGGCACTTTGGTGGTGAACTACCTGGGCTCGCAGGTGCGCATCTTCTACGACGGAGCCTTCCACACCCTGCCGCTGGTGCGCTCGGGCCCCGAACAGGTCTACAGCAACGGCACCTACACCTGGGAGCTGGGCCCGGTGGGCCGCCTGATCGCCCGGGGGCAGGTGGTGCTCTACGACTGCCGCATCTAG